In a genomic window of Chthonomonadales bacterium:
- a CDS encoding Gfo/Idh/MocA family oxidoreductase, producing the protein MHHPTDSEISRRSFMMASLAGAALAGLPEWFASEARAAGSAATAGIRRQPGANDRINIGVIGPGGSKGGFRQGLNDTRWAASKPGVKVVAACDVDRTHRDEAAAAFGPDCAPYDDFRELLARKDIDAVVIGTPDHWHAAIAAAAVRAGKDVYCEKPLTLTIDQGKQLVRIVRQRNAVFQVGSQQRSDARFRLACELVRNGRVGKLRKVTAHLPTGPTGGPFAVKPVPSDFNFDMWLGPAPAADYLPERTHGSFRWWLDYSGGMLTDWGAHHNDIAQWGIGADGSGPASVQANGHGPIIGVNCYSTFPEFDVTYEYPDGVTLLTTNKGENGVDFEGDGGSIFVSRDTIRASDPRLIEDPLPSNATRLYVSDDHMADFLSCMRSRKRPICDVEIGHRSVTTCHLANISLRLGGRRLQWDPEREEFGGDAEANAMLARPVRHGWKV; encoded by the coding sequence ATGCATCATCCCACTGATTCGGAGATCTCGCGCCGCTCCTTCATGATGGCCTCGCTGGCCGGAGCCGCCCTCGCCGGCCTTCCGGAGTGGTTCGCGAGTGAGGCGCGCGCGGCGGGATCTGCGGCGACGGCCGGGATCCGTCGCCAACCCGGCGCCAACGACCGGATCAACATCGGCGTGATCGGGCCTGGCGGCAGCAAGGGCGGCTTCCGCCAGGGCCTCAATGACACGCGGTGGGCCGCCAGCAAGCCCGGCGTCAAGGTCGTGGCCGCGTGCGACGTCGACCGTACCCATCGGGATGAGGCCGCCGCCGCGTTCGGCCCGGACTGCGCCCCGTACGACGACTTCCGCGAGCTTCTTGCGCGCAAGGACATCGATGCCGTCGTGATCGGCACGCCCGACCACTGGCACGCCGCCATCGCCGCCGCCGCGGTCCGCGCCGGCAAGGATGTCTACTGCGAGAAGCCACTCACGCTCACCATCGACCAGGGCAAGCAGCTCGTACGCATCGTGCGACAGCGCAACGCCGTGTTCCAGGTGGGCAGCCAGCAGCGCTCCGACGCCCGCTTCCGCCTGGCCTGCGAGCTCGTCCGAAACGGGCGCGTCGGCAAACTCCGCAAGGTGACCGCGCACCTGCCAACGGGGCCCACCGGCGGCCCGTTCGCCGTGAAGCCGGTGCCCTCCGACTTCAACTTCGACATGTGGCTCGGGCCCGCCCCGGCGGCCGACTACCTGCCGGAGCGCACGCACGGCAGCTTCCGCTGGTGGCTCGACTACTCGGGCGGCATGCTCACCGACTGGGGCGCTCACCACAACGACATCGCGCAATGGGGCATCGGGGCCGACGGCTCCGGCCCGGCGAGCGTGCAGGCTAACGGGCACGGACCGATCATCGGCGTCAACTGTTACAGCACCTTCCCCGAGTTCGACGTGACCTACGAGTACCCTGACGGAGTGACGCTCCTCACCACGAACAAGGGTGAGAACGGGGTGGACTTCGAGGGCGACGGCGGTTCCATCTTCGTGAGCCGCGACACGATCCGCGCCAGTGACCCGCGGCTGATCGAGGACCCGCTGCCCTCCAACGCCACGCGGCTCTACGTCTCCGACGATCACATGGCCGACTTCCTGTCCTGCATGAGGTCGCGTAAGCGGCCCATCTGCGACGTGGAGATCGGCCATCGGTCCGTCACCACCTGCCACCTCGCCAACATCTCGCTGCGGCTGGGCGGACGCCGCCTGCAATGGGACCCGGAGCGCGAGGAGTTCGGCGGCGACGCCGAGGCCAACGCCATGCTGGCGCGCCCCGTGCGCCACGGTTGGAAGGTCTAG
- a CDS encoding acetylxylan esterase produces the protein MQWIAFAALAALPVAVCASAAGQPPAPARALRFAAASKGDALAWQRACRRKLFETMMGGSQPRRVPLAPQTLRRVEVPAGGYALEEVTIQTLPDRRAHLWLAVPLSPRRRGPAVLALHGHGGTGEQIVRGQGLYWYGRALAEMGYVVAAPDIGSHDLQHPGWSLMGERVWDALRVVDYLASRPEVDAGRMAVGGLSLGGETTMYVAALDERLKAADSSGWLTTVANMRNGHCTCYDFPGLAPNFDFSDIFGCIAPRPLICEIGERERAPGGFPVGVAREAWSGVQAAYRAFGAEDRASLAIHPGGHVFVGTAFWRPLRAAIGTPTPWAPEAGSPTAEALRRGEIARRAFCRARALLDGWWAYRDPATDMTPRTLDQPVWAPNDNAADMFPFLFMTARYLRPEREPDLLRLLETERRITNRVGALPDWLDLNTKRWVHAEPDTRRLVFNAAEYCKDGLLPMTESLGQGPWTVRMVEMLDDIFEAAPVQSEFGSLPADDTEVNGDLLQALTRMHAMTREPRYLKWAERIADAYFLEVLPRSGGLPARRWDFARHAPIDTALSLNDHGNEIVGGLSEAYVAATTFDPPAAARYRAPFIAMLRRLLEVARNPDGLWVGAVRTTTGEVTVRATPDTWGYALTAVATGAMVTRDRTIEDAVLRALRAIDKPAYLEWNGADSYADSIEGGLLLLNRYPEPAVARWLDAILPVFLGKQQDSGVVEGWYGDGNYARTALMAAFYFTRGATCHPWRDDLRFGAVTEGKGVRLALRADRAWEGRVRFDTPRHRLHMRLPLNYPRLNEFPEWFTADPDATYRVRVDGGAWRTVGGAELARGLALTASPGATCEVEVQPAA, from the coding sequence ATGCAGTGGATCGCGTTCGCCGCCCTTGCGGCCCTCCCCGTAGCGGTCTGCGCAAGCGCCGCCGGCCAGCCGCCCGCTCCCGCCCGCGCGCTCCGCTTCGCCGCCGCCAGCAAGGGCGACGCGCTGGCATGGCAGCGGGCCTGCCGCCGCAAGCTCTTCGAGACGATGATGGGCGGCTCGCAGCCTCGCCGGGTCCCGCTCGCTCCCCAGACCCTGCGCCGCGTCGAGGTGCCGGCAGGCGGTTACGCGCTTGAGGAGGTGACCATCCAGACGCTCCCAGACCGGCGCGCGCACCTCTGGCTGGCTGTGCCGCTCTCGCCGCGCCGCCGCGGCCCCGCCGTCCTCGCGCTCCATGGTCACGGCGGAACGGGCGAGCAGATCGTGCGCGGCCAGGGCCTCTACTGGTATGGCCGCGCCCTCGCCGAGATGGGCTACGTGGTGGCCGCGCCGGACATCGGCTCCCACGACCTTCAGCACCCCGGGTGGTCACTGATGGGCGAGCGCGTGTGGGATGCCCTGCGCGTCGTGGACTACCTGGCGTCGCGCCCCGAGGTCGACGCCGGGCGCATGGCCGTAGGCGGGCTCTCGCTCGGCGGCGAGACGACGATGTACGTGGCCGCGCTCGACGAGCGGCTGAAGGCGGCCGACAGCTCGGGATGGCTCACGACCGTGGCGAACATGCGTAACGGCCACTGCACCTGCTACGACTTCCCCGGTCTGGCGCCCAACTTCGACTTCTCCGACATCTTCGGGTGCATCGCGCCGCGGCCGCTGATATGTGAGATCGGGGAGCGTGAGCGCGCGCCGGGCGGCTTCCCGGTCGGTGTTGCCCGCGAAGCATGGAGCGGCGTTCAGGCCGCATACCGCGCCTTCGGCGCCGAGGATCGCGCTTCGCTCGCGATCCACCCGGGCGGCCATGTGTTCGTCGGCACGGCCTTCTGGCGGCCGCTGCGCGCGGCCATCGGCACGCCGACGCCGTGGGCGCCCGAGGCCGGCTCGCCAACCGCGGAGGCGCTGCGCCGTGGCGAGATCGCCCGCCGTGCCTTCTGCCGAGCCCGCGCCCTCCTCGACGGCTGGTGGGCCTACCGTGACCCCGCGACCGACATGACGCCCCGCACGCTCGACCAGCCGGTGTGGGCGCCGAACGACAACGCGGCCGACATGTTCCCCTTCCTCTTCATGACCGCGCGCTACCTGCGGCCCGAGCGCGAGCCCGACCTGCTACGCCTCCTGGAGACGGAGCGCCGGATCACCAACCGCGTGGGCGCGCTGCCGGACTGGCTGGACCTCAACACGAAGCGGTGGGTGCACGCCGAGCCCGACACGCGACGCCTCGTCTTCAACGCCGCCGAGTACTGCAAGGACGGCCTGCTGCCCATGACGGAGTCGCTCGGCCAGGGGCCGTGGACGGTGCGCATGGTCGAGATGCTCGACGACATCTTCGAGGCCGCTCCCGTGCAGAGCGAGTTCGGCTCGCTGCCCGCCGACGACACCGAGGTGAACGGCGACCTGTTGCAGGCCCTGACTCGAATGCACGCGATGACGCGCGAACCACGCTACCTGAAGTGGGCCGAGCGCATCGCCGACGCCTATTTCCTAGAGGTGCTGCCCCGCTCCGGCGGCCTACCCGCCCGGCGCTGGGACTTCGCTCGCCACGCTCCCATCGACACCGCGCTGAGCCTGAACGACCACGGCAACGAAATCGTCGGCGGTCTCTCCGAGGCCTACGTGGCGGCGACCACCTTCGACCCGCCGGCCGCGGCGCGCTACCGCGCCCCGTTCATCGCCATGCTGCGCCGCCTGCTCGAGGTCGCCCGTAACCCCGATGGCCTCTGGGTGGGTGCGGTACGCACGACCACCGGCGAGGTGACCGTCAGGGCAACGCCGGATACCTGGGGCTACGCCCTCACGGCGGTCGCGACGGGCGCGATGGTCACCCGCGACCGCACGATCGAGGACGCCGTGCTGCGGGCGCTGCGGGCCATCGACAAGCCGGCATACCTGGAGTGGAACGGGGCGGACTCCTATGCCGACAGCATCGAGGGCGGCCTGCTCCTGCTCAACCGCTACCCGGAGCCGGCGGTTGCCCGCTGGCTCGACGCCATCCTGCCCGTCTTCCTCGGCAAGCAGCAGGACTCCGGCGTCGTGGAGGGCTGGTACGGCGACGGCAACTACGCCCGAACCGCGCTGATGGCGGCGTTCTACTTCACGCGCGGAGCGACATGCCATCCGTGGCGCGACGACCTGCGCTTCGGCGCGGTCACGGAGGGCAAAGGCGTCCGGCTTGCGCTGCGGGCGGATCGCGCATGGGAGGGCCGGGTGCGTTTTGACACGCCCCGCCACCGTCTGCACATGCGCCTGCCGCTGAACTACCCGAGGCTCAACGAGTTCCCCGAGTGGTTCACCGCCGACCCGGACGCGACGTACCGCGTGCGCGTCGACGGCGGCGCCTGGCGCACCGTCGGCGGCGCGGAGCTTGCGCGCGGATTGGCGCTCACGGCATCGCCCGGCGCGACATGCGAGGTCGAGGTGCAGCCGGCCGCGTGA